CCGCCATCAGGTTCACATAGATCCGGCAGGTCTCGTTGAGGCGATGCGCCTCGGCCGCCAGCTCCCTGATCTCGGGCGAGGGTGCTTCGCCATCGTAGAGCGCGACGGTGTCGATCCCCGAGAGCTTCGCGCGCGTCGCGGATTCGAGCGCGGCAACGTCATTCGCCTTCAGCGCCGCGATCTCGGCGTGCAGCGATTCGATGACGTCGATCAGCGCATCACGCCGGGTCATTGGGGCTCCATTCGAGCTTGAGCGCGAGAAGGCGGTCGGCGATCGTCGAGGGGTAGATGGGGAATTTGCCGTCCTCGATCGCCTTGCGGATCTTGGCGACCCGCTCTGCATCGACCGGCGGCTTGGCGGCCATCGTGCCCGACAGCTGGACGGCAGTCGATTCGACCGTCTTCACTTCGTTCTGGACGGGTTTCGCCATTTCCGCCGGCGCGGCGGGAGCGACCGGCGCAATGCGACGGTCAGCGACCGCGCCTGCCTTGTTGCCGATGGGATCCACCATTGCTGCTTCCTCGGAGCTAATCCTGCAGCGATAAAAACGGCCGGGTTCGGAAACGCTTTAGAAAAAAATCACTCCACCCAGCCGGGCAGCCGTGCGCGGCCCGATTCGAGCGCCACTGCCTGGATCGGCGGCTTCCTGTCGTCGACCTTGACCATCAGCCGCGCGCCGGCGGCGGCATCGCCCATCGCGACGCCATCGCGGGTGATCGAAAAGCCCGGCGAGCCGGCCTCGACGGTGATCGGATCGCCGCGGCGAATCACCGGCACAGCCTTGACCGGCGCGGCCGGCGCCTGGGCAACCACGACCGGGGCGGCCCTGGGCTGCGGCACGGCATCCACCGCGACGAAGATGCGCCAGGCCGGCGCCATGCAACGAACCACCACTGCGTCCCTGGCCTCGCTGCGCCATTCGAGCTGCGGCGCGGCACAGGTCTGGAGCTTGAGCCTCTTGTCGACCGGGGTGCGCGCGCCGCCCTGCGCGCCGAGCGGCTTGCCGGTGAACTGGGCGACGATGGTGTCGAGCACCTGAGTCGATTGGAAATCCTGCGCGGCCGCCGGCGTGGCGGCGAGAAGGGCCAGGGACAGCAGCATCGAAGTCTCCTTGAAAGTCAGGCGGCGGCAAGGCCGTGTTGCCGGGCGGCAGATCATTGCCGGCCTCCGTCATAGCCGAGCGACAGGACCGCGCGGCGCTGGCCGCGGGCAGTAGTGATGGCGATGCGCTCCGGCGCGATCGCGCCGGAGCGGACGAGGATGGCGGCGACCGCGCGGGCGCGATCGGCGGCAAGGATCGGCCCGCTGCCGGTGAGCGAGTCGACGTCGCCGGCGCTGCCATCGACTTCGCCGATGATGCGCAGGCGAGTGCGCGGATCGGTAGCCGCCGTGCGCGCCCAGGCGAGCGCAGCCTGTGTGTCGGGAAGCTGCGCCGAGCCGGGCGCGAATCCGCTGACCGCGGCGAGATCGACCGGCATTGCCGGGGCATTCTCCTTGACTCCGAAGCCGGCGCGGAAGCTGGCAGCCAGCGTCGCCGGATCGACCTGGTTGGCCTGGAGCAACACGAAGAAACCGACCAGCAGCAGCGCGAGGTCGGCGAGCGTGGTCAGCCAGATCGGCCGCGCGGGAAGATCGTCGTCGAGCGTCATGCCGCGAGCTCGCGCGCGCCGAGCCGCGGCTGGAGGATCGCCAGCTCGGCAAGCGGCGCCACGAGTCGGGCGCGCTCCTGCGCCTCGTGCCGGGCGTGCCGCTTGAGCCGCGACGCCACCGGAGTGGCGACCAGGCAGGCGACGATCGCGCCATACAAGGTAGTGAGCAACGCCACCGCCATCGCCGCGCCGATCGTCTTGGGATCGCGCATCGCCGTGAACATCTGGACGAGTCCGATCAGCGTGCCGATCATCCCCATTGCCGGCGCGATATCTGCCATGCCGGTCCACATCTCCGCAGCGGCGCGGTGGCGCTCGAAGCGCGCGACGCGGCGCTGATCGATCAGCGTAGCAACCTGTTCGGGCGATGCCCCGTCGACGATTGCCGCGACGGCAGCGGCCAGATCGGGGTCGGCGATCACCGAGCGATCGAGCGCGATCACGCCGTGGCGCCGGGCGATGCGGCCGAACGCAGCGACCTGATCGAGCAAAGGCGCGACATCGAAGCGGCGCCGACCGATCGTCCGCAGCGCGGCGAGCCCGCGGCCGAGATCGCCGAGCGGCGTGCGCAGCACGACGGCGAGCACCGTCCCGCCCAGCACGATGGCGAGCGCGATCGGATCGAGAAAGGGGGCGAAGTTCATGCGCCCATGGTTGCAAGGGCCGGGCCAAGTCGCGGCGCGCCTCGCGACGTCGGAAAGTCTGCGCGGATTTCCGTCACCCCGGACTTGTTCCGAGGTCCACCGCGCCGCCGGCATTATGACACGAGCCTCCATCTTCTCACCCAGATGCCAGGTGGACCCCGGCACAAGGCCGGGGGTGACGGGGGTGGTGGCAGTGCGGCAGGTGGTTGCCGCCAGACCGGCAAGATGTTGCCGCCCGTTCCGCGCGTAGAACGAAATCGACGTGTTGGCGCCTTCCTGAGCAAATTGGCACGGCCATTGCAGCGACACGCCCGAACTTTTGTGCGGGAGACGTGCAATGCCCAACGACAGCCTTTTCGGCGTACACGGCGCAGCGCTTACCGTGCGCTCGCAGCGCATGGGTGTGCTCGCGTCCAATATCGCGAATGCCTCGACGCCTGGCTACAAGGCCAAGGACATCGACTTCCAGGCCGCGCTGGCTTCGATCGAGACGCCCGGCATTTCGGGCGATGCCGGGATGGATGCCGCGACGCTCTATCGCGTGCCGCTCCAGCCCAGCCAGGACGGCAACACCGTCGAGCTTGCCACCGAACAGACTGCCTTCGCCGAGAATGCCGTCGCCTATCAGACGACGCTGTCGTTCCT
This genomic stretch from Sphingomonas sp. LM7 harbors:
- a CDS encoding flagellar protein FlgN; amino-acid sequence: MTRRDALIDVIESLHAEIAALKANDVAALESATRAKLSGIDTVALYDGEAPSPEIRELAAEAHRLNETCRIYVNLMAANVRRRLQLLSGETAPAYRPGGYALA
- the flgM gene encoding flagellar biosynthesis anti-sigma factor FlgM translates to MVDPIGNKAGAVADRRIAPVAPAAPAEMAKPVQNEVKTVESTAVQLSGTMAAKPPVDAERVAKIRKAIEDGKFPIYPSTIADRLLALKLEWSPNDPA
- a CDS encoding flagella basal body P-ring formation protein FlgA, translating into MLLSLALLAATPAAAQDFQSTQVLDTIVAQFTGKPLGAQGGARTPVDKRLKLQTCAAPQLEWRSEARDAVVVRCMAPAWRIFVAVDAVPQPRAAPVVVAQAPAAPVKAVPVIRRGDPITVEAGSPGFSITRDGVAMGDAAAGARLMVKVDDRKPPIQAVALESGRARLPGWVE
- a CDS encoding flagellar motor protein MotB codes for the protein MTLDDDLPARPIWLTTLADLALLLVGFFVLLQANQVDPATLAASFRAGFGVKENAPAMPVDLAAVSGFAPGSAQLPDTQAALAWARTAATDPRTRLRIIGEVDGSAGDVDSLTGSGPILAADRARAVAAILVRSGAIAPERIAITTARGQRRAVLSLGYDGGRQ
- a CDS encoding motility protein A; this translates as MNFAPFLDPIALAIVLGGTVLAVVLRTPLGDLGRGLAALRTIGRRRFDVAPLLDQVAAFGRIARRHGVIALDRSVIADPDLAAAVAAIVDGASPEQVATLIDQRRVARFERHRAAAEMWTGMADIAPAMGMIGTLIGLVQMFTAMRDPKTIGAAMAVALLTTLYGAIVACLVATPVASRLKRHARHEAQERARLVAPLAELAILQPRLGARELAA
- the flgB gene encoding flagellar basal body rod protein FlgB: MPNDSLFGVHGAALTVRSQRMGVLASNIANASTPGYKAKDIDFQAALASIETPGISGDAGMDAATLYRVPLQPSQDGNTVELATEQTAFAENAVAYQTTLSFLNGRISTISRALRGE